One Manihot esculenta cultivar AM560-2 chromosome 6, M.esculenta_v8, whole genome shotgun sequence DNA segment encodes these proteins:
- the LOC110616889 gene encoding glyceraldehyde-3-phosphate dehydrogenase GAPCP2, chloroplastic isoform X3, translated as MAFSALLRSTATSPLIEASRTDLSRSPSDPFKVSSVNFKHDLISSKSIFGTSVPSGSSSLQGCSARSFQPIKATALEMPPTVMKSRSDGRTKIGINGFGRIGRLVLRIATLRDDIDVVAVNDPFIDTKYMAYMFKYDSTHGVYKESIKVLDESTLEINGKQIKVSSKRDPAEIPWGDYGAEYVIESSGVFTTLDKASAHKKGGAKKVVISAPSADAPMFVVGVNEKTYRPNMDIVSNASCTTNCLAPLAKVVHEEFGIVEGLMTTVHATTATQKTVDGPSMKDWRGGRGAGQNIIPSSTGAAKAVGKVLPELNGKLTGMAFRVPTPNVSVVDLTCRLEKSASYEDVKAAINID; from the exons ATGGCTTTCTCTGCTCTTCTCAGATCCACAGCTACCTCTCCTTTGATCGAGGCTTCTCGCACCGACCTCTCTCGCTCCCCCTCCGATCCATTTAAG GTTTCAAGCGTTAATTTCAAGCATGATTTAATATCTTCCAAGAGCATTTTTGGAACTTCAGTTCCGTCTGGATCTTCTTCATTGCA GGGATGCAGTGCAAGAAGTTTCCAACCCATCAAGGCCACAGCACTTGAAATGCCTCCTACTGTCATGA AATCACGGAGTGATGGGAGGACAAAGATTGGAATCAATG GTTTTGGTCGTATTGGAAGATTGGTTTTGCGAATTGCAACTTTGAGGGATGATATTGATGTGGTAGCAGTTAATGATCCTTTTATTGATACCAAGTACATG GCTTACATGTTCAAATATGATTCTACTCATGGAGTTTACAAGGAATCCATCAAGGTTTTGGATGAGTCGACCTTGGAAATCAATGGGAAACAAATCAAAGTTTCAAGCAAAAG GGACCCAGCAGAGATTCCTTGGGGTGATTATGGGGCTGAGTATGTAATTGAATCTTCCGGGGTTTTCACTACACTTGATAAGGCTTCAGCACACAAGAAG GGTGGTGCCAAGAAAGTGGTAATATCAGCTCCCTCTGCTGATGCACCAATGTTTGTGGTGGGGGTGAACGAGAAGACATACAGGCCAAACATGGACATTGTTTCTAATGCTAGCTGTACCACCAATTGTCTTGCTCCTCTTGCAAAG GTAGTGCATGAGGAATTTGGTATAGTTGAAGGTTTAATGACGACTGTCCATGCAACTACAG CAACACAAAAGACTGTAGATGGTCCATCAATGAAGGATTGGCGTGGGGGCCGTGGAGCAGGACAAAATATCATTCCTAGTTCCACTGGTGCTGCCAAG GCTGTTGGAAAAGTTCTCCCGGAACTCAATGGAAAACTTACTGGAATGGCCTTCCGTGTCCCAACACCTAATGTTTCTGTTGTGGATTTGACTTGTCGACTTGAGAAGAGTGCATCTTATGAAGATGTTAAAGCAGCTATCAA CATTGACTAA